GGAAGTCATGACTCGGTTTCACCGGGGGAGGTTTGGCGACCGCGGGCAACGATGTGCGCGGTATCTGGGCGGAATCTGGAAAGGGTTTCGACGGACGCGTCAGTCCAGCACGTGGCAATCGGCTCGGCGGACCTGTTCGACGAATCGGCGCATCCGGTCGCCATCCTTCAAGCCGGGCGCGCTTTCAATGCCACTGGAGACATCCACCGCCCACGGCATCGTGGCAATGATCGCGTCGAACACGTTGTCCGCGGTCAGGCCGCCGGCCAGCACGAAGGGCTTCTGGACGCCGGCCGGAATGCGCGACCAGTCGAATACCTTGCCGCTGCCGCCGCTGCCACCGGCGCCGTGGCTGTCAAAAAGAAAGCCGGCAGCGCTGGGGTACTGCTGCTGCAAGGCCGCAGGGTGCTCGTTCGCGATCGGGCTGCCCATCGCGATGGCCTTGAGGTAGGGCACGCCGGACGCTCGGCAGAATGCATCATCCTCGCTGCCATGGAACTGCAGCAGGCTGGGGCGGATCTGGCGCACGACCTCGCGGACTTCATCGGCAGGGTTGTCGCTGAACAGGGCGACCGAGTCCACCATCGGTGCCAGCGCCTGGCGCATGGCGCGCGCCTCCGCCGGGGCGATCCGGCGGCTGCTGCCGTGGGCGAACACGAAACCGATCGCGTCGGCGCCCAGCTCGCACGCAAGACGCACGTCACCTGGTCGGGTGAGACCGCAGAACTTGATCCGGGTGCGAAAAAGGGTCCGCTTCAAGACAACATCCTCAACACTCGCTCCTGATGGCCGGGCTTCTGGACCACTCCGCGCTGGGTGGACCCACGAATATAGTCTGGATACACCCGCACGTCGCGCCGCTCACAGGGTGACTTCACCCGGCAGCTGCCAGTGGGAGGGATAGCGCGGA
The genomic region above belongs to Lysobacter avium and contains:
- a CDS encoding phosphoribosylanthranilate isomerase, with the translated sequence MKRTLFRTRIKFCGLTRPGDVRLACELGADAIGFVFAHGSSRRIAPAEARAMRQALAPMVDSVALFSDNPADEVREVVRQIRPSLLQFHGSEDDAFCRASGVPYLKAIAMGSPIANEHPAALQQQYPSAAGFLFDSHGAGGSGGSGKVFDWSRIPAGVQKPFVLAGGLTADNVFDAIIATMPWAVDVSSGIESAPGLKDGDRMRRFVEQVRRADCHVLD